A single Pseudodesulfovibrio aespoeensis Aspo-2 DNA region contains:
- a CDS encoding tRNA dihydrouridine synthase translates to MNDFRITPGEPWLAPLAGYSDLPFRLLVKRHGCAVACSEMVSVKGMTFGNEGTQRLIATCPEDDPMVLQLFGADPDLFGPVMDWLVDLGYRNFDLNAGCPVRKVLKSGSGVKLMEDPDTLVRIASVMVERATAHARGGQVGVKFRLGFDKGNDTYLELARRLEDAGVHWVTLHPRYGRQMFAGQADWSKLGLLKRAVSIPVVASGDLFTAEDGVRCVEETGVDAVMFARGALYDPAIFDRYRTLLAGGQPEPRSGESLARIVREHIRLTREFEGDGRSFRKIRSIIPRYAKGLRGIRALRGSLLECRDWEALEEAAATIAGLEPADNATPETLVDGICQ, encoded by the coding sequence ATGAACGATTTCCGCATCACCCCCGGCGAGCCGTGGCTCGCGCCCCTGGCCGGTTACTCGGACCTGCCCTTCCGCCTGCTTGTCAAGCGACACGGGTGCGCCGTGGCCTGTTCCGAGATGGTCAGCGTCAAGGGCATGACCTTTGGCAACGAGGGCACCCAGCGGCTCATCGCCACCTGCCCGGAGGACGACCCCATGGTCCTCCAGCTCTTCGGGGCCGATCCGGACCTCTTCGGGCCGGTCATGGACTGGCTGGTGGACCTCGGCTACCGCAATTTCGACCTCAACGCGGGCTGCCCGGTGCGCAAGGTGCTCAAGTCCGGCAGCGGCGTGAAGCTCATGGAAGACCCGGACACCCTGGTCCGCATCGCCTCCGTAATGGTGGAGCGTGCCACCGCCCATGCTCGCGGTGGACAGGTGGGCGTCAAGTTCCGCCTGGGATTCGACAAGGGCAACGACACCTATCTGGAGCTGGCCAGAAGGCTTGAGGACGCGGGCGTCCACTGGGTCACGCTGCATCCGCGCTATGGCCGCCAGATGTTCGCGGGCCAGGCCGACTGGTCCAAACTCGGCCTGCTCAAGCGCGCGGTCTCCATCCCGGTGGTCGCCTCGGGCGACCTGTTCACCGCCGAGGACGGCGTGCGCTGCGTGGAGGAAACGGGCGTGGACGCGGTCATGTTCGCACGCGGGGCGCTCTACGACCCGGCCATCTTCGACCGCTACCGCACCCTGCTGGCGGGCGGACAGCCCGAGCCGCGCAGCGGCGAGTCTCTGGCCCGGATCGTGCGCGAACACATCCGCCTGACCCGCGAGTTCGAGGGCGATGGCCGTTCGTTTCGAAAGATCCGCTCCATCATCCCGCGCTACGCCAAGGGACTCCGAGGAATCCGCGCCCTGCGGGGCTCGCTGCTCGAATGCCGCGACTGGGAAGCCCTGGAAGAGGCTGCCGCCACCATCGCCGGGCTGGAACCCGCCGATAACGCCACCCCGGAAACGCTTGTTGACGGAATTTGCCAATAG
- a CDS encoding chemotaxis protein, which yields MSTETSEILLEAGTNELEIVEFYLEEMPKIDEDNPSRQREGSPKTRKGYFGINVAKVLEIIRMPEVTEMPEVSHEAVLGAFNLRSRIIPLLDLSKWLKKRRVENEPPKVIVTEFNQVTSAFMVSGVTRIHRISWEDVEAPNKYVSALSSDSITGVVKFDDRIVFILDLERIVSELNPEMRLKLDDTVEFNAEERYRALIADDSPLIREMISDMLGQAGFRVEKTNNGRECWDRLKEIKQSAQDESRPVTDFVQVVVSDIEMPMMDGHHLTRRIKDDPALRDLPVILFSSLITDKLRYRGESVGADDQISKPEITYLAQRAAALIEARKHKR from the coding sequence ATGTCCACCGAGACGAGCGAAATCCTGCTTGAAGCAGGGACCAACGAGCTGGAAATCGTCGAGTTCTACCTTGAGGAAATGCCCAAGATCGACGAGGACAACCCGTCCAGGCAGCGCGAAGGCAGCCCCAAGACACGCAAGGGCTACTTCGGCATCAACGTGGCCAAGGTGCTGGAAATCATCCGCATGCCCGAAGTCACCGAAATGCCCGAGGTCTCGCATGAGGCCGTGCTGGGCGCGTTCAACCTGCGCTCGCGGATCATCCCCCTGCTCGACCTCTCCAAATGGCTCAAGAAGCGGCGCGTGGAGAACGAGCCGCCCAAGGTCATTGTCACGGAGTTCAACCAGGTCACCTCGGCCTTCATGGTTTCGGGCGTCACCCGCATCCACCGCATCAGCTGGGAGGATGTCGAAGCGCCCAACAAATACGTCTCGGCCCTGTCGAGCGACTCCATCACCGGCGTGGTCAAGTTTGACGACCGCATCGTGTTCATTCTCGACCTGGAGCGCATCGTCTCGGAACTCAACCCGGAGATGCGGCTCAAGCTCGACGACACCGTGGAGTTCAACGCCGAGGAGCGCTACCGCGCGCTCATCGCCGATGATTCCCCGCTCATCCGCGAGATGATCTCAGACATGCTCGGACAGGCCGGGTTCCGGGTCGAAAAGACCAACAATGGCCGCGAGTGCTGGGACCGGCTCAAGGAGATCAAGCAGAGCGCCCAGGACGAAAGCCGCCCGGTGACCGATTTCGTCCAGGTGGTGGTCTCGGACATCGAGATGCCCATGATGGACGGCCACCACCTGACCCGGCGCATCAAGGACGACCCGGCCCTTCGGGACCTGCCGGTCATCCTCTTCTCGTCGCTGATCACCGACAAGCTGCGCTACCGGGGCGAGTCCGTGGGCGCGGACGACCAGATTTCCAAGCCTGAAATCACCTACCTCGCCCAGCGCGCCGCAGCGCTCATCGAGGCCCGCAAGCACAAGCGATAG
- the hypE gene encoding hydrogenase expression/formation protein HypE translates to MSDKVLLDYGSGGRASQRLISELFLKHLGNDELNRLNDAAELSVSGRIAMSTDSFTVDPIFFPGGNIGSLAVHGTVNDVAMMGAVPRYMTCAYIIEEGLPMADLEKIVAAMGEAVREAGVLIVSGDTKVVPKGAVDKIFINTTGIGDIIVDPAPSGDRARPGDAVLISGTIGDHGLTILGTREGLDFQARVESDSASLNHLLVRLVRELPEVHVLRDPTRGGLATTLNEIAWSSNVCCELDEASLPVRPEVAGGCSILGLDPLYLANEGKFLCVLPGEHAEKALEIMRADPLGGDACRIGTMTDANPGKVVLITHLGGKRLLGMLEGEQLPRIC, encoded by the coding sequence ATGAGCGACAAGGTCTTACTCGATTACGGCAGCGGCGGTCGCGCCTCGCAGCGGCTCATTTCCGAACTCTTTCTCAAGCATCTGGGCAACGACGAACTCAACCGGCTCAACGACGCGGCGGAGTTGAGCGTGTCCGGGCGCATCGCCATGAGCACGGATTCCTTTACCGTGGACCCGATCTTCTTCCCCGGCGGCAACATAGGCTCCCTGGCCGTGCACGGCACGGTCAACGACGTGGCCATGATGGGGGCCGTGCCCCGCTACATGACCTGCGCCTACATCATCGAGGAGGGACTGCCCATGGCCGATCTGGAGAAGATCGTGGCCGCCATGGGCGAGGCCGTGCGCGAGGCCGGGGTGCTCATCGTCTCCGGCGACACCAAGGTGGTGCCCAAGGGGGCTGTGGACAAGATTTTCATCAACACCACCGGCATCGGCGACATCATCGTGGACCCGGCCCCCAGCGGCGACCGCGCCCGGCCCGGCGACGCGGTGCTCATCTCCGGCACCATCGGCGACCACGGGCTGACCATCCTCGGCACCCGCGAGGGGTTGGATTTCCAGGCCAGGGTCGAGAGCGACAGCGCGTCCCTCAACCACCTGCTGGTCAGGCTGGTGCGCGAGCTCCCCGAGGTCCATGTGCTGCGCGATCCCACCCGCGGCGGGCTGGCCACCACCCTCAACGAGATCGCCTGGAGTTCGAACGTCTGCTGCGAACTCGACGAGGCGTCCCTGCCCGTGCGGCCCGAGGTGGCGGGCGGCTGCTCCATTCTCGGCCTGGACCCGCTTTATCTTGCCAACGAGGGCAAGTTCCTGTGCGTCCTGCCAGGAGAGCATGCCGAAAAGGCCCTTGAAATCATGCGCGCCGACCCGCTGGGCGGCGACGCCTGCCGCATCGGCACCATGACCGACGCCAACCCTGGCAAGGTGGTGCTGATCACCCACCTGGGCGGCAAGCGGCTGCTGGGCATGCTCGAAGGCGAGCAGTTGCCTCGCATCTGCTGA